One stretch of Streptococcus australis DNA includes these proteins:
- a CDS encoding Na/Pi cotransporter family protein yields MSINWQEILFHFLGGLGLFLYSIKTMGDGLQQAAGDRLRFYIDKYTSNPFLGVLVGIVVTALIQSSTGVTVITVGLVSASLLTLRQAIGIIMGANIGTTVTSFIIGFKLGEYALPLIFLGTMFLFFTKNRTANNIGRILFGVGGIFYALNLISAGMSPLKDLPQFKEYMVTLGQNPVLGVFAGAVITVLIQASSATIGILQGLYAGGFLDLKGSLPVLFGDNIGTTLTVIIAAAGANVSAKRVAATHVTFNVLGTILCLILLGPFTSMIEYFQALLHLSPEMTIAFSHGAFNVSNTIVQFPFIGALAFFVTKLIPGEDEVVKYEPLYLDEHLIKQAPSIALGNAKKELLHLGNYASKAFDLSYNYIIDLNEKVAEKGHKTEEAINTIDEKLTRYLITLSSEALSQKESEVLTNILDSSRDLERIGDHAEALINLTDYLQRKNVQFSEAALQELADIYQKTTGFIKDALDSVENNDIEKAQSLIERHKEINNMERVLRKTHIKRLNKGECSTQAGVNFIDIISHYTRVSDHAMNLAEKVIAEQI; encoded by the coding sequence ATGTCCATTAATTGGCAGGAAATTTTATTTCACTTTTTAGGTGGTCTGGGGCTATTCTTATATAGTATCAAGACCATGGGAGACGGTTTGCAACAAGCTGCTGGAGATCGCCTTCGTTTTTACATCGACAAGTACACCAGCAATCCCTTTTTAGGTGTTCTAGTCGGGATTGTCGTGACGGCCCTGATTCAGTCAAGTACAGGGGTTACAGTTATCACGGTTGGACTGGTCAGCGCTAGCCTTCTAACTCTTAGACAGGCTATCGGAATTATCATGGGAGCCAACATCGGAACCACCGTCACTTCCTTTATCATCGGTTTCAAGCTTGGCGAGTATGCTTTACCCTTGATTTTCCTTGGAACCATGTTCCTATTCTTTACAAAAAACAGAACAGCAAACAATATCGGGCGCATCCTGTTTGGTGTAGGGGGAATCTTCTACGCCCTCAACCTCATCAGTGCCGGTATGAGCCCTCTTAAAGATTTACCACAATTCAAGGAATACATGGTAACCTTGGGACAAAATCCTGTGTTAGGAGTTTTTGCCGGTGCAGTGATTACCGTTCTCATCCAAGCTTCTTCCGCGACAATCGGGATTTTGCAAGGTCTCTATGCAGGTGGATTCCTTGACCTTAAAGGTTCTCTACCAGTTCTCTTCGGAGATAATATCGGGACAACCCTAACAGTTATCATCGCGGCAGCTGGAGCCAATGTCTCTGCGAAACGCGTTGCTGCAACCCACGTCACCTTTAACGTTTTAGGGACTATTCTTTGCTTAATCTTATTAGGCCCATTTACGTCAATGATTGAGTACTTCCAAGCACTCCTTCACCTCTCACCTGAGATGACTATTGCCTTCTCTCACGGTGCCTTTAACGTAAGTAACACCATTGTACAATTTCCCTTCATCGGAGCTTTGGCTTTCTTTGTAACTAAGCTCATCCCTGGTGAAGATGAAGTTGTCAAGTACGAGCCGCTTTATCTTGATGAGCATTTGATTAAACAAGCTCCATCAATCGCTCTCGGAAATGCGAAGAAAGAACTCCTTCACTTGGGAAATTATGCTTCTAAAGCCTTTGACCTTTCATACAACTACATCATTGACCTCAATGAAAAGGTTGCTGAAAAAGGCCACAAGACAGAAGAAGCCATCAACACCATTGATGAAAAATTGACTCGTTATCTTATTACTCTTTCAAGCGAGGCCCTTAGCCAGAAAGAAAGTGAAGTGCTAACCAACATCCTGGATTCATCCCGTGATTTGGAACGGATTGGGGACCATGCAGAAGCCCTAATCAATCTGACTGACTACCTTCAACGTAAAAATGTTCAGTTCTCTGAAGCTGCTTTGCAGGAATTGGCTGATATTTATCAAAAAACTACTGGCTTTATCAAGGATGCCCTTGATAGCGTGGAAAACAATGATATCGAAAAAGCTCAAAGTCTGATTGAACGCCATAAAGAAATCAACAATATGGAACGTGTTCTCAGAAAGACCCACATCAAACGCCTTAACAAGGGTGAGTGTTCAACACAAGCCGGGGTCAACTTTATTGACATCATTTCCCACTACACTCGTGTATCTGACCACGCCATGAACCTTGCTGAGAAGGTCATCGCTGAACAGATTTAA
- a CDS encoding iron chelate uptake ABC transporter family permease subunit, with product MQLKSNHMKLFGLLIILVIGACLLYFWPISHLSAFAWKLRSQKIIVYLLVAIATGISTISFQTLTENRFLTPNILGIESFYVLLQTLLLVFESKFLQFGKSPILEFIVLLLVQSLFFLALQGYLKTLMKQDLVFILLICLALGSLFRNISTFLQVLMDPNEYDKLQNSLFASFQHLNTSILAIGSLIILALTIFFFRKAVILDVLHLQRETAQILGLDVEKEQKELLWGIVLLTSTATALVGPMAFFGFMLANLTYLIVKDYRHKLLFIVAILVGFISLTLGQALIERVFALEIRISMIIESVGGFLFFILLYRRARR from the coding sequence ATGCAGCTTAAAAGCAATCATATGAAACTCTTCGGGCTTCTCATTATTCTTGTAATTGGAGCTTGTCTTCTCTACTTTTGGCCCATTAGCCACCTATCTGCCTTTGCCTGGAAGCTGCGTTCCCAAAAAATCATCGTTTATCTCTTGGTAGCTATCGCGACAGGGATTTCGACCATTAGTTTTCAAACGCTGACGGAAAATCGCTTTCTGACGCCTAATATTTTGGGAATCGAATCCTTCTATGTCTTGCTACAAACCCTGCTACTGGTTTTTGAGAGCAAATTTCTGCAGTTTGGGAAGTCTCCTATCTTAGAATTTATAGTCTTACTTCTTGTTCAATCCCTCTTCTTTCTCGCCTTACAAGGCTACTTGAAGACACTGATGAAACAGGACTTGGTCTTCATTCTGCTAATCTGTCTAGCACTCGGAAGTCTCTTCCGAAATATCAGTACCTTCCTTCAGGTCCTGATGGATCCAAACGAATACGATAAACTGCAAAACAGTCTTTTTGCCTCCTTTCAACATCTCAACACTTCCATCCTAGCCATCGGTTCTCTGATTATCCTTGCTTTGACAATCTTTTTCTTTCGAAAAGCAGTCATTCTGGATGTCTTGCACCTGCAAAGAGAAACGGCTCAGATCTTGGGACTCGATGTCGAAAAAGAACAGAAAGAGCTCCTCTGGGGCATCGTACTTTTGACCTCAACGGCAACTGCTTTGGTAGGGCCTATGGCCTTCTTCGGCTTTATGCTGGCCAACCTCACCTACCTGATTGTCAAAGACTATCGGCACAAGTTACTCTTTATCGTGGCCATTCTGGTCGGATTTATCAGTTTGACCTTGGGGCAAGCCCTCATCGAACGAGTCTTTGCGCTGGAAATTCGCATCAGCATGATCATCGAGAGTGTGGGTGGTTTCTTATTCTTTATCTTACTTTACAGGAGGGCACGTCGGTGA
- the yidD gene encoding membrane protein insertion efficiency factor YidD, translating to MKRILIAPVRFYQRFISPAFPPSCRFEPTCSNYMIQAIEKHGFKGVLMGWARILRCHPWSKIGKDPVPDHFSLKRNREEK from the coding sequence ATGAAACGAATCTTAATAGCACCAGTGCGTTTTTACCAACGTTTTATTTCACCAGCCTTTCCCCCTTCTTGTCGCTTTGAGCCTACTTGTTCCAACTACATGATTCAGGCTATTGAAAAACATGGCTTCAAGGGTGTTTTGATGGGCTGGGCTCGAATTCTCCGATGTCATCCCTGGTCGAAAATAGGCAAGGATCCTGTGCCAGACCACTTTTCACTTAAACGAAATCGAGAAGAAAAATAA
- a CDS encoding bacteriocin immunity protein — protein sequence MAEPNLESLIKDLYNHARQGLSDDLVAALLETAKKLPTTNEQLLAVRLSGLVNLELFRNPKHPAPELINLARFIKREEAKYRGTAVSAIMFGELFKML from the coding sequence ATGGCAGAACCAAATCTAGAAAGCCTTATAAAAGATCTCTACAATCATGCCCGTCAGGGCTTGAGTGACGATTTAGTCGCTGCTCTCCTAGAGACTGCTAAGAAACTGCCTACTACAAATGAGCAGTTACTAGCAGTCCGTCTCTCAGGTCTGGTCAATCTTGAATTGTTCAGAAATCCCAAACACCCAGCACCTGAATTGATCAACTTGGCTCGCTTTATCAAAAGAGAAGAAGCTAAGTACAGAGGAACCGCGGTTTCTGCTATTATGTTTGGAGAGCTCTTTAAAATGCTTTGA
- a CDS encoding endo-beta-N-acetylglucosaminidase, whose amino-acid sequence MKDLFFEKRCRYSIRKLSIGACSLMIGSALFASPALAEQISVPEAVANTSAQATSTSETASPDTAVIEKQLEKTENKVAEQPISENSPAIADLLNEKEEAKPAPTEKVEEPAPATDKEGVKSEDAPQVVDNKADKPSLADVPKNEEKSLRPKEIKFDTWEDLLKWEPGAREDDPINRSSVELAKRHRGQLVNEKASRRAKVQALANTNSKAKDHASVGGEEFKAYAFDYWQYLDSMVFWEGLVPTPDVIDAGHRNGVPVYGTLFFNWSNSIADQEKFAEALKQDEDGTFPIARKLVDLAKYYGFDGYFINQETTGELVAPLGEKMRQFMLYTKEYAAKVNHPIKYAWYDAMTYKYGRYHEDGLGEYNYQFMQKEGDKVPADQFFANFNWNKEKNDYSVEMAKWLERSQYDVFAGLELQQGGSYKTKVNWDALLDENGKLRLSLGLFAPDTITSLGKTGEDYHKNEDIFFTGYQGDPTAQKPGDKEWYGIANLVADRTPAVGRTFTTSFNTGHGRKWFVDGKVSKDSEWNYRSVSGVLLTWRWWQTSTGEKLRAEYDFTDAYNGGNSLKFSGDVAGKTNQDVNLYSTKLEVTEKTKLRVAHKGGKGSKVYMAFSTTPDYKFEDADAWKELTLSENWTNEEIDLSSLAGKTIYAVKLFFEHEGAVKDYQFNLGQLTISDNHQAPQAPTGLSVVKQSLKNAQEAEAVVQFTGNQDADFYEVYEKDGDNWRLLTGSSASTIYLPKVSRSANATGTTQELKVVAVGKNGLRSEAATASFNWGMTVQDTTLPRPLAENIVPGATVIGSTFPNTEGGEGIEGMLNGTITSLSDKWSSGQLSGSVDIRLTQPRRVVRWVMDHAGAGGESVNDGLMNTKDFDLYYKDTDGEWKLAKEVRGNKAHVTDITLDKPITAQDWRLKVITSDNGTPWKAIRIYNWKMYETLDTESRNIPMAKVAARSLGNHQVQLGFSAVPAGATITVYDKADSKTPIATLKTETGGDLATAPLAFDKQPTLLYYRTQLPGKEISNTLAVAIPQDERKIAAVSLEKGPKKTVYKEGEKLDLRGGTLRVQYEGGQADELINLTHSGVTVSGYDAHQKGEQNLTLQYLGLPVSGDLKVQVTGQNEGKPKEVAGLYITQKPKTDYLVGDQLDLSEGRFGVLYDDETEETHSFTDEGVEITGYNAQKTGRQTLTLHYKGHTAEFDVLVSPKAAVNDEYLKQEITAAQGRQSTLAYTFSSEDKQAALVEKLTAAKAVAENHNSSQEEVNQALNELKQAGTDLDGNQRYQTAREELEGLLESVREKDSQDELIAQAEALLSSQTPTPQAFADMKEKLNKKLAPAEESHHVGSMDPNEVAPTVDALPELVIETETTAFERQERPNSEFLKGQRRVVQAGVEGQVRHFVEVDTQGKRTLRSTEVVKESIPEITEVGTKVLSSNQPAEGVKDLVLEIPKLEIEEGTVSFEHQERPNAELLKGQRRVVQAGVEGQVRRFVEVDGQGKRTLRSTEVLKESIPEIVEVGTKEEQVSQTMEQTPLAVPAKIEVASKELPNTGLETDTGLVALGLLGVMSAYGLVALKKRED is encoded by the coding sequence ATGAAAGATCTATTTTTTGAAAAACGTTGCCGTTACAGTATTCGAAAGCTATCAATCGGAGCTTGTTCCTTGATGATTGGTTCAGCTCTATTTGCGAGTCCAGCCCTTGCCGAACAGATCTCTGTCCCTGAGGCAGTTGCAAATACGAGCGCTCAGGCTACAAGCACTAGTGAAACAGCGAGTCCAGACACTGCAGTCATCGAAAAACAATTAGAAAAAACTGAAAACAAAGTAGCTGAGCAACCAATTTCAGAAAACTCTCCAGCAATAGCTGATTTGCTCAATGAAAAAGAAGAGGCAAAGCCAGCTCCGACAGAAAAAGTTGAGGAGCCAGCTCCAGCAACTGACAAAGAAGGAGTCAAGTCTGAGGACGCTCCTCAGGTGGTTGACAATAAAGCCGACAAACCAAGTCTAGCAGACGTTCCTAAAAATGAAGAGAAGAGTCTCCGACCAAAAGAAATCAAGTTTGATACTTGGGAAGATTTGTTGAAATGGGAACCTGGTGCGCGTGAGGATGATCCCATCAACCGTTCCTCAGTTGAACTCGCCAAGCGCCATAGAGGTCAGCTGGTTAACGAAAAAGCAAGCAGAAGAGCCAAGGTTCAGGCGCTAGCAAATACCAACTCAAAGGCTAAAGACCACGCTTCCGTTGGTGGAGAAGAATTCAAGGCCTACGCCTTTGATTACTGGCAATATTTGGATTCAATGGTCTTCTGGGAAGGACTAGTCCCAACTCCAGACGTCATTGATGCTGGGCACCGTAATGGTGTGCCTGTTTATGGAACCCTCTTCTTCAACTGGTCAAACAGCATTGCTGACCAAGAGAAGTTTGCTGAGGCTTTGAAGCAAGATGAGGATGGCACCTTCCCAATTGCACGAAAACTCGTTGATCTCGCTAAGTATTATGGATTTGATGGCTATTTCATCAACCAGGAAACAACGGGGGAATTAGTAGCACCTCTTGGTGAAAAAATGCGCCAATTCATGCTCTATACAAAAGAATACGCAGCTAAAGTCAACCACCCAATCAAGTATGCTTGGTACGATGCCATGACCTACAAATATGGTCGTTACCACGAAGATGGACTGGGAGAATACAACTACCAGTTCATGCAAAAAGAAGGTGACAAGGTCCCTGCGGATCAATTCTTTGCCAACTTTAACTGGAACAAGGAAAAGAATGACTACTCAGTAGAGATGGCCAAATGGCTAGAACGTAGCCAGTATGATGTCTTTGCAGGCTTAGAATTGCAACAAGGTGGTTCATATAAGACCAAGGTCAACTGGGATGCTCTCTTAGATGAAAATGGCAAGTTGCGTTTGTCACTGGGACTTTTTGCGCCGGATACGATTACCAGTCTAGGAAAAACAGGTGAAGACTACCACAAGAACGAGGATATCTTCTTCACAGGTTACCAAGGAGATCCAACGGCCCAAAAACCAGGCGATAAAGAATGGTATGGAATTGCCAATTTAGTTGCGGACCGCACTCCGGCAGTAGGCCGGACCTTCACTACCTCTTTTAATACAGGTCATGGTAGAAAGTGGTTTGTAGACGGCAAAGTTTCTAAGGATTCTGAGTGGAACTACCGTTCTGTTTCAGGTGTCTTGCTAACATGGCGCTGGTGGCAGACTTCAACGGGTGAAAAACTCCGTGCAGAATATGACTTTACAGATGCCTACAATGGCGGAAACTCTCTTAAATTCTCAGGTGATGTAGCTGGTAAGACGAACCAAGATGTGAATTTGTACTCTACCAAACTAGAAGTAACGGAGAAAACCAAACTTCGGGTTGCCCACAAGGGAGGAAAAGGCTCGAAAGTTTATATGGCCTTCTCTACGACTCCAGACTATAAATTTGAGGATGCAGATGCATGGAAAGAACTGACTCTTTCTGAAAACTGGACAAATGAAGAAATTGATCTTAGCTCACTAGCAGGTAAAACCATCTATGCAGTTAAACTCTTCTTCGAACATGAAGGTGCTGTAAAAGATTATCAGTTCAACCTAGGACAATTAACAATTTCAGACAATCACCAAGCACCGCAAGCTCCAACAGGTCTCTCTGTGGTGAAGCAATCTCTTAAGAATGCCCAAGAAGCTGAAGCAGTTGTTCAATTTACGGGTAACCAAGATGCAGATTTCTATGAAGTCTACGAAAAAGACGGTGACAACTGGCGTTTGTTGACAGGTTCATCTGCTTCAACCATCTACTTGCCAAAAGTTAGCCGTTCTGCTAATGCGACTGGTACAACGCAAGAATTGAAAGTCGTTGCAGTTGGTAAAAATGGACTCCGTTCAGAAGCTGCAACTGCGTCATTCAACTGGGGCATGACTGTTCAGGACACAACTCTCCCAAGACCTTTGGCTGAAAATATTGTTCCAGGGGCAACGGTTATTGGCAGCACTTTCCCAAATACTGAAGGCGGTGAAGGCATCGAAGGCATGTTGAACGGAACGATTACAAGTCTATCGGACAAGTGGTCTTCAGGACAATTGAGCGGTAGTGTTGATATTCGTTTGACCCAACCGCGTCGTGTTGTCAGATGGGTAATGGATCATGCGGGAGCTGGTGGTGAGTCTGTTAACGATGGTTTAATGAATACTAAGGACTTTGATCTTTACTACAAGGATACAGATGGCGAGTGGAAGCTAGCTAAGGAAGTCCGTGGCAACAAAGCGCACGTTACGGATATCACTCTTGACAAACCAATTACTGCCCAAGATTGGCGCCTAAAAGTTATCACCTCAGATAACGGAACACCTTGGAAGGCCATTCGTATCTACAACTGGAAGATGTATGAAACACTAGATACAGAAAGTCGAAATATTCCAATGGCTAAGGTAGCTGCCCGTTCACTTGGAAACCATCAAGTTCAACTTGGCTTCTCTGCTGTTCCAGCGGGTGCAACCATCACCGTTTACGACAAGGCTGATTCAAAAACACCAATTGCAACTTTAAAGACTGAAACTGGAGGCGACCTAGCAACAGCACCATTGGCCTTTGACAAACAACCAACTCTCCTCTACTATCGTACCCAACTCCCTGGCAAAGAAATCAGTAACACCTTGGCAGTAGCGATTCCGCAGGATGAAAGAAAAATTGCTGCAGTTAGTCTTGAAAAAGGGCCTAAGAAGACAGTTTATAAAGAGGGAGAAAAACTTGACCTTAGAGGCGGCACTCTCCGTGTTCAATACGAAGGGGGGCAAGCAGACGAGCTGATTAACCTTACTCACTCAGGTGTGACTGTTTCTGGATACGATGCTCATCAAAAAGGGGAACAAAACCTAACACTTCAATACCTTGGTTTACCAGTGTCAGGTGATCTGAAAGTCCAAGTGACAGGACAAAATGAAGGAAAACCAAAAGAAGTAGCAGGATTGTACATTACTCAGAAACCGAAAACAGACTATCTAGTAGGTGATCAACTGGATCTCTCTGAAGGTCGCTTCGGTGTTCTCTATGATGATGAGACAGAAGAGACTCACAGCTTTACTGATGAAGGTGTTGAAATTACGGGCTACAATGCTCAAAAGACTGGCCGTCAAACCTTGACCCTGCATTACAAGGGGCACACCGCTGAGTTTGATGTCTTGGTTTCTCCAAAAGCAGCTGTCAACGATGAGTACCTCAAACAAGAAATCACTGCTGCTCAAGGCCGTCAGTCAACCCTTGCCTACACCTTCTCAAGTGAGGACAAACAAGCAGCACTAGTAGAGAAGCTCACTGCAGCGAAAGCTGTAGCAGAAAACCACAATTCTAGTCAAGAAGAAGTCAACCAGGCTTTGAATGAGTTGAAACAAGCTGGGACAGACTTGGATGGAAATCAACGTTATCAAACTGCTAGAGAAGAATTGGAAGGCTTGCTCGAATCCGTCCGTGAAAAAGATTCTCAAGATGAGTTGATTGCCCAAGCTGAAGCTTTGTTGTCTTCACAAACACCAACTCCACAAGCTTTTGCGGACATGAAAGAAAAGTTGAATAAGAAACTAGCTCCTGCAGAAGAAAGCCATCATGTTGGTAGCATGGATCCAAATGAAGTGGCCCCGACGGTTGATGCCCTCCCTGAACTAGTTATTGAAACTGAAACAACAGCCTTTGAACGTCAGGAGCGACCAAACTCCGAATTTCTCAAAGGACAACGCCGTGTTGTGCAAGCTGGAGTTGAAGGTCAAGTTCGCCACTTTGTAGAAGTAGATACCCAAGGCAAACGCACTCTTCGTTCGACTGAGGTAGTCAAGGAATCAATCCCAGAAATCACCGAAGTTGGTACAAAAGTTCTATCGAGCAACCAACCAGCTGAAGGTGTGAAAGATCTAGTTTTAGAAATTCCGAAACTAGAAATTGAAGAGGGGACAGTTTCCTTCGAACATCAGGAGCGACCAAACGCCGAGCTTCTCAAAGGACAACGCCGTGTTGTGCAAGCAGGAGTTGAAGGTCAAGTTCGTCGCTTTGTAGAAGTCGATGGTCAGGGCAAACGTACCCTTCGTTCGACTGAAGTTCTCAAGGAATCTATCCCAGAAATTGTTGAAGTAGGAACGAAAGAAGAGCAAGTCTCACAAACAATGGAGCAAACGCCTTTAGCTGTACCAGCAAAAATTGAAGTAGCAAGCAAAGAACTTCCAAATACTGGACTAGAAACAGATACTGGTCTGGTAGCACTGGGACTTCTCGGAGTGATGAGTGCCTATGGACTTGTAGCTTTGAAAAAGAGAGAAGACTAA
- a CDS encoding siderophore ABC transporter substrate-binding protein, whose protein sequence is MKTSLKLYLTALAASFLIFLGACSTNSSTNQTETSNSAPTEVTIKSSLDDVTLSKVPEKIVVFDLGAADTIRALGFEKNIVGMPTKTVPAYLKDLAGKVKNVGSMVEPDLEAIAALEPDLIIASPRTQKFVDKFKEIAPTVLFQTGKEDYWASTKTNIQSLASAFGETGTQKAKEELANLDKSIQEVAAKNENSDKKALAILLNEGKMAAFGAQSRFSFLYQTLKFKPTDTKFEDSRHGQEVSFESVKEINPDILFVINRTLAIGGDNSSNDGVLENALIAETPAAKNGKIIQLTPDLWYLSGGGLESTKLMIEDAQKALK, encoded by the coding sequence ATGAAAACATCCCTTAAACTTTATCTCACTGCCCTAGCGGCCAGCTTCTTGATTTTCCTTGGTGCATGTAGTACAAACTCAAGTACCAACCAGACGGAGACAAGCAATTCTGCTCCAACAGAAGTAACTATTAAAAGCTCACTAGACGATGTCACTCTTTCAAAAGTTCCTGAGAAAATCGTTGTCTTCGACCTCGGTGCTGCGGATACCATTCGAGCATTAGGATTTGAAAAAAATATCGTCGGAATGCCTACAAAAACTGTTCCGGCTTACCTAAAAGACCTTGCTGGAAAAGTTAAAAATGTTGGTTCTATGGTTGAGCCAGACCTTGAAGCCATTGCTGCTCTTGAACCAGATTTGATCATTGCTTCTCCACGTACCCAAAAATTCGTAGATAAGTTCAAAGAAATCGCTCCGACTGTTCTCTTCCAAACAGGAAAAGAAGACTACTGGGCTTCAACTAAAACCAACATTCAATCCTTAGCAAGCGCCTTTGGTGAAACAGGCACACAGAAAGCCAAGGAAGAATTGGCCAACCTAGACAAGAGCATCCAAGAAGTCGCTGCTAAAAATGAAAATTCTGACAAAAAAGCCCTTGCTATCCTCCTCAATGAAGGAAAAATGGCTGCCTTTGGTGCCCAATCTCGTTTCTCTTTCTTGTATCAAACCTTGAAATTCAAGCCAACTGACACTAAATTCGAAGACTCTCGCCACGGACAAGAAGTCAGCTTTGAAAGTGTCAAAGAAATCAATCCCGACATCCTCTTTGTCATCAACCGTACCCTTGCCATTGGTGGTGACAACTCTAGTAACGACGGTGTCCTAGAAAATGCCCTTATCGCTGAAACTCCTGCTGCTAAAAACGGCAAGATTATCCAACTAACACCAGACCTCTGGTATCTAAGCGGAGGCGGACTTGAATCAACCAAACTCATGATCGAAGACGCTCAAAAAGCTTTGAAATAA
- the pepA gene encoding glutamyl aminopeptidase, which produces MTTLFSKIKEVTELAAISGHEAPVRTYLREKLTPHVDEVVTDGLGGIFGIKHSEVADAPRVLVASHMDEVGFMVSKIKADGTFRVVEIGGWNPMVVSSQRFKLFTRDGREIPVISGSVPPHLTREKGGPTMPAISDIVFDGGFADKAEAERFGIRPGDTIVPDSSAILTANEKNIISKAWDNRYGVLMVSELAEALSGQKLGNELYLGSNVQEEVGLRGAHTSTTKFDPEVFLAVDCSPAGDVYGGQGKIGDGTLIRFYDPGHLLLPGMKDFLLTTAEEAGIKYQYYCGKGGTDAGAAHLKNGGVPSTTIGVCARYIHSHQTLYAMDDFLEAQAFLQALVKKLDRSTVDLIKNY; this is translated from the coding sequence ATGACAACATTATTTTCAAAAATCAAAGAAGTAACAGAGCTTGCTGCAATCTCAGGTCATGAAGCGCCTGTCCGGACTTATCTTCGTGAGAAGTTGACACCGCACGTGGACGAAGTGGTGACAGATGGCTTGGGTGGTATTTTCGGTATCAAGCATTCAGAAGTTGCGGATGCACCACGCGTCTTAGTCGCTTCTCACATGGACGAAGTTGGTTTTATGGTCAGCAAAATCAAAGCGGATGGTACCTTCCGTGTGGTTGAAATCGGTGGTTGGAATCCTATGGTGGTCAGCAGCCAACGCTTTAAACTCTTTACTCGTGACGGTCGTGAAATTCCTGTGATTTCAGGCTCTGTTCCTCCACATTTGACTCGTGAAAAGGGTGGACCAACCATGCCTGCTATCTCGGATATCGTTTTTGATGGTGGTTTTGCGGACAAGGCTGAGGCAGAAAGATTTGGTATCCGTCCGGGTGACACCATTGTCCCTGATAGCTCCGCTATCTTGACAGCCAATGAAAAAAATATCATCTCAAAAGCTTGGGACAACCGCTACGGTGTTCTTATGGTGAGTGAGTTGGCAGAAGCCCTATCAGGTCAAAAGCTTGGCAATGAACTCTATCTGGGCTCTAACGTCCAAGAAGAAGTTGGTCTTCGTGGTGCTCATACTTCCACAACCAAGTTTGACCCAGAAGTCTTTCTAGCAGTTGACTGTTCACCAGCAGGTGATGTTTATGGCGGTCAAGGCAAGATTGGGGATGGAACCTTGATTCGTTTCTACGATCCAGGTCACTTGCTCCTCCCAGGAATGAAGGATTTCCTTTTGACAACGGCTGAAGAGGCTGGTATCAAGTACCAATACTATTGTGGAAAAGGTGGAACGGATGCTGGGGCAGCTCATCTGAAAAATGGCGGTGTTCCTTCTACAACTATCGGTGTTTGTGCTCGTTATATCCATTCTCACCAAACCCTTTATGCTATGGATGACTTCCTAGAAGCTCAAGCTTTCTTGCAAGCTTTGGTGAAAAAATTAGATCGTTCAACGGTTGATTTGATTAAAAATTATTAA
- a CDS encoding iron ABC transporter ATP-binding protein, translating to MKLENIDKSIQKQDILQGITLEVSPQKLTAFIGPNGAGKSTLLSIMSRLTKKDQGILSIKGREIESWNSQELAQELTILKQKINYQAKLTVEELVSFGRFPYSRGRLRPEDWEKIRETLDYLELTNLKDRYIDSLSGGQLQRVFIAMVLAQDTDFILLDEPLNNLDIKQSVSMMQILKRLVEELGKTIIIVLHDINIASQYADEIVAFKDGQVFCKGRTDQIMQADLLSQLYEIPITLADINGKKICIYS from the coding sequence GTGAAACTGGAAAACATTGACAAATCCATTCAAAAACAGGATATTTTGCAAGGCATTACCCTTGAAGTCAGTCCTCAGAAACTGACTGCCTTTATTGGTCCAAATGGTGCTGGAAAATCGACTCTCCTCTCCATCATGAGCAGACTGACCAAGAAAGATCAGGGGATTCTCAGTATCAAAGGCCGTGAAATCGAGAGCTGGAATTCGCAAGAACTTGCTCAAGAACTGACCATCTTAAAGCAGAAAATCAATTACCAAGCCAAATTGACTGTTGAAGAACTGGTCAGCTTTGGACGTTTTCCCTACAGTCGAGGTCGACTGAGACCAGAAGACTGGGAAAAAATCCGAGAAACACTGGACTATCTGGAACTAACAAACCTAAAAGACCGCTACATCGATAGCCTGTCTGGAGGCCAGCTCCAGCGGGTCTTTATCGCCATGGTACTAGCCCAGGATACGGACTTTATCTTGCTAGACGAACCGCTCAATAATCTCGATATCAAGCAAAGCGTCAGCATGATGCAGATTCTCAAGCGACTAGTGGAAGAGCTAGGTAAGACCATTATCATCGTCCTCCACGATATCAACATAGCCAGTCAGTATGCGGATGAAATTGTTGCATTTAAAGACGGCCAGGTCTTTTGTAAGGGAAGGACAGATCAAATCATGCAGGCTGACCTGCTCAGTCAACTCTATGAGATTCCCATCACGCTAGCTGATATCAATGGAAAAAAGATCTGTATCTATAGCTAG